In one Polyangia bacterium genomic region, the following are encoded:
- the rplE gene encoding 50S ribosomal protein L5: protein MERVKRTGAPRLRKLYDSEVRAKLISEFSLKNPMEAPRLQKITINMGLGEAVTNPKVLDTAVEELGAITGQKPVVTRAKKSIAVFKLRAGQKIGAMVTLRRDQMYEFLDRLVSFALPRVRDFKGVSPKAFDGRGNYTLGVREEIIFPEINYERIEKPKGMNITFSTSARTDEQGRALLRHLGMPFRT, encoded by the coding sequence ATGGAGCGGGTCAAGCGCACGGGCGCGCCTCGCTTACGGAAACTTTACGACAGTGAAGTCCGCGCCAAGTTGATCAGCGAGTTCTCCCTGAAGAATCCGATGGAGGCGCCGCGCCTGCAGAAGATCACCATCAACATGGGCCTCGGCGAAGCGGTGACCAACCCGAAGGTGCTGGACACGGCGGTGGAAGAGCTGGGCGCCATCACCGGGCAAAAGCCGGTGGTCACCCGGGCCAAGAAGTCGATCGCCGTCTTCAAGCTGCGCGCCGGCCAGAAGATCGGCGCCATGGTCACCTTGCGCCGCGATCAGATGTACGAATTTCTCGACCGGCTGGTCTCGTTCGCGCTGCCGCGCGTGCGCGACTTCAAGGGCGTCTCGCCGAAGGCGTTTGACGGCCGCGGGAATTACACGCTCGGTGTTCGCGAGGAGATCATCTTTCCGGAGATCAACTACGAACGCATCGAGAAACCCAAGGGTATGAACATCACCTTCTCCACCAGCGCTCGCACCGACGAGCAGGGGCGTGCGCTTCTGCGCCACCTCGGAATGCCTTTCAGGACCTAA